From uncultured Methanobrevibacter sp., the proteins below share one genomic window:
- a CDS encoding flippase, producing MANKLIRDSFIIFIGNIIFRLGGYIYRFLMAILLGPTAYGILGITLPFQGIFQTLSAGGLPPAIAKYVAEYEAVNEKDMARQTIYTALKIMVFLGFFFGVLMIFVVAPWLADHYLHKPAALIPLQIVGLITPFSVIVGAFRGAFQGVYKMEYIVYTRAVEQLGMILFATAFVLIGLSTVGALWGTVLGYSLSVVAAVYIFKFHMGKFIPEATEGFVFTKKDELKLAGTLVKFSIPVIITAIAEMLIYNICTIVMGRFLTFDDIGFFAAADPIARLPLIISISIATTILPASSEAFKLKDIQSLQKYVSEAYKFSLLFVVPMCVGLALFATPTLRVLYFKNPAYVAGASALAILSIGMTFYSIFAISTSIIQGIGNPRIPMYILVGGAIVTGILNWIMVPTMGIAGGALATSIACLLMMIPCIFFVFRLTKTKAPTSAIVKIIISSSIMGIFALIIPKTTLWLFPGIFACIIVYFFALIFTKFFQKDDIESLRHLSARFGPLSKIVNKVLNFVEKLEFR from the coding sequence ATGGCGAATAAGTTAATACGAGATAGTTTTATAATTTTTATAGGTAACATAATCTTCCGTCTGGGAGGTTATATCTATCGTTTTTTAATGGCGATACTCTTGGGACCTACCGCTTACGGAATTTTAGGAATTACACTACCGTTTCAGGGAATTTTCCAGACCTTATCTGCAGGTGGACTTCCTCCAGCGATAGCAAAATATGTTGCTGAGTATGAAGCCGTCAACGAAAAGGACATGGCCAGACAGACCATCTACACGGCCTTGAAGATAATGGTATTTCTGGGATTCTTCTTTGGGGTATTGATGATATTTGTTGTTGCTCCATGGCTGGCGGACCATTATCTGCACAAGCCCGCTGCCCTGATACCTCTTCAGATTGTAGGTTTGATTACACCGTTCAGTGTTATTGTCGGCGCATTCAGAGGGGCTTTCCAGGGTGTCTATAAGATGGAGTACATCGTTTACACACGTGCCGTCGAACAGCTGGGTATGATTTTATTTGCTACCGCATTTGTTCTGATAGGTCTTTCAACTGTCGGAGCATTGTGGGGTACAGTTTTAGGATATTCCCTATCTGTTGTTGCTGCAGTCTATATTTTCAAGTTCCACATGGGCAAGTTCATTCCTGAAGCCACTGAAGGCTTTGTGTTTACCAAAAAGGACGAACTGAAACTTGCGGGAACACTGGTCAAGTTCTCAATACCTGTTATCATTACCGCAATTGCAGAGATGCTTATTTACAACATCTGTACAATTGTTATGGGAAGGTTTTTGACCTTTGATGACATCGGATTTTTCGCAGCTGCTGATCCTATTGCACGTTTGCCGTTGATTATTTCAATATCCATTGCAACCACTATTCTTCCGGCTTCCTCCGAAGCATTCAAGCTTAAGGATATTCAATCCCTTCAGAAATATGTTTCAGAGGCATATAAGTTCTCATTGCTCTTTGTAGTTCCAATGTGTGTAGGCCTTGCGTTGTTTGCAACACCTACTTTAAGGGTTTTATACTTCAAGAATCCGGCATATGTTGCAGGGGCAAGTGCATTGGCTATTCTGTCAATAGGTATGACATTTTATTCAATATTTGCCATATCAACCAGTATCATTCAGGGAATTGGAAACCCTAGGATTCCTATGTACATTTTGGTTGGAGGAGCTATCGTTACAGGTATTCTAAACTGGATAATGGTTCCTACAATGGGAATTGCAGGAGGGGCATTGGCTACAAGCATCGCATGTCTTTTGATGATGATTCCTTGTATTTTCTTTGTTTTCAGACTGACAAAAACCAAGGCGCCTACGTCTGCGATTGTTAAAATCATCATATCCTCATCAATCATGGGTATTTTCGCATTAATTATTCCTAAAACCACTTTATGGCTGTTCCCAGGAATCTTTGCATGTATAATTGTTTATTTCTTTGCATTGATTTTTACAAAATTCTTCCAGAAGGATGATATTGAAAGTCTAAGGCATCTTTCAGCTCGCTTCGGACCACTATCAAAAATTGTTAACAAGGTCTTGAACTTTGTTGAAAAGTTAGAGTTTAGATAA
- a CDS encoding flavodoxin family protein: MKVFGICASPRNGSTQYVLKQALENLDCETVMFSCQGKDLKPCMHCDYCLENKECIIKDDMGEVYENFKTSDGIILATPIHSGSVSAQLSIIMDRTRALEAVDYNLLRGKIGMSIAVGGDRTGGQDLAHMTIINYFMIHGIIPVSGGPFGSNLGASFWSQDSLDEIKKDTYGMQSLERTLTEFEKFLNKYI; encoded by the coding sequence ATGAAAGTCTTTGGAATATGTGCAAGTCCAAGAAACGGCTCAACCCAATATGTTCTAAAACAGGCATTGGAAAATCTTGACTGTGAAACAGTAATGTTCTCATGTCAGGGAAAGGATTTAAAACCCTGCATGCACTGTGACTACTGTTTAGAAAACAAGGAATGCATAATTAAGGATGACATGGGTGAGGTCTATGAAAACTTCAAAACTTCAGATGGAATAATTCTGGCAACTCCAATTCATTCAGGCTCTGTTTCAGCACAACTGTCAATAATCATGGATCGCACAAGAGCCCTTGAAGCTGTTGACTACAATCTCCTGAGGGGCAAAATCGGCATGAGCATAGCTGTTGGAGGCGACCGTACCGGAGGTCAGGATCTGGCCCACATGACAATTATAAATTACTTCATGATACATGGAATAATCCCCGTGAGCGGTGGACCCTTCGGATCCAATCTTGGTGCCTCATTCTGGTCACAGGATTCGCTGGATGAGATAAAAAAGGACACTTATGGCATGCAGTCCCTTGAAAGGACCCTAACAGAATTTGAAAAATTTCTTAATAAATATATTTAA